From Methanolacinia paynteri:
TTTTTTCCCCGGGCCCGATGCCATTAGTGAGACCAGAAGAAAAACGAGAACTGCAAATGCACAGGGATTTATTCCGTCCAATAGTCCGGCAGCTGCGATGATCGAGAGATCCGTCAGCATGTTCTCTCCCAGAGATTCATTCTGGTAATATTCTTCTTCCGTCAGCCACTTTTTTTCATAATCTGTGTCCGGAATGAGTCCTTTATTGAGAGAATCGAATACATCCCCGGCATTCTCCATAACCGGTGACATTCCGGGCAAAACAACGGTGTCCCCGGTAAAGAGGATCGGGTAAGATACGTAGTGCACGTTGTAGCGGATTCCGAATTCGTACATGAGAGTCAGGTTTTCCGTGGAGTTGTAGATGTCATAACAGTGCACTTCAATTTCCGGATAACTCTCGGAGAGGTTTTCGATGAAGGGTATTACCCTGCTGCATGAACTGCAATGGCTACTGTAGAATACGGTTACAGTCGTATTTGCAACTGCAACTTTCTGGCCGTAATTTTGTGAAATATTTTGATCATCGTCATAGGCCTGAACAGCCTGCGTGAAAATGATTAAAATTATGAATAAGGCGACAATATATCTGGTTCTCTGCATTTGAGATTTCCCATATTAACCGTATAATACAGTTTTATGTTTTCAGAATGGAAAGACACCGGTTTCCCCGGGAAAAAACCCGGAGAAAATTTGAATCTGGATCCACAATTTTTTTTCTATGGTGCTTTTGTAGTGATTCTATGGTGAATTTGCGGTGTCTGTTATAAGACCGGATGCCCGAAAAGACATCCGGGCCTTATACCCGCCACTGTCCCTGCCCCCTTCTCATCTCCTGCTATTACTGCCTCGCAGTTTTACATGAAAATCACGCTGTGATTTACATGAAACAGTCCATGAATCCTTTGTTTCATAAACGTTTTTGATGAAACTCCCTTAAGATGTGATCTTCACCTCAGAGGTCGAGATGAGATTCCCGCTCTTGTCGCTTGTCTTGAGTAAAAATACCTTGCCTACGTTTTTGGAACTCTGATACTTGAGTGCGTTTACAGCGGCACCTCCACCACTTCGGTAGGTAGCATAGAGTCCCGGCTGGAGCATTTCCATAGAGCAATTTTCTGTTGAGATATACAGGGTGTCTCCCGGGTTGAAAGAGGATTTTCCACCGGTATTGATGGTAAGGAACACCTGGTTTCCGTCTTTATCGGTGATTATGCTTCTGTTCAGCACCTCGGAAAACTCCTCAAGATTCGGACCGAAACCCGGCCCGTGCTGGGTGATGAAGACAAGGTTGTCGAGAGGAATTGCATCCCCCCCGTCATGGGTAAAGGTCATGCCTTCGGAGACACTGAACGTCGCGCTGACCTTTGCTTGTGGGGCTTTTGACTGACTGTCGACCATTCCCGAACCGAATGCCGATACGACCGCCGCGATAATTATCGTGACTACGAGCATAAGCATGATCCCGATCACAGGTGAAACCGCATCGCTTTTTACTCCGGTCATGCGCTCACCACAACATCCTTATCTAAGATCGTCTTCCCGGTCGGGATGTAGACCAACTTTACGTTCACAGTATCGCCGCTTCGAAGGTTCTCCCACCCGCAGCCGAGAACGGCCTGTATGTTATCTACCTGCGAACCGTATCCTTTATCATCTGTCCAATCATCCGCAATGATATCCACAGGTACAGTCTCTTCACCGGTATAAACAGTGTACACTTTTTTGCCACTATCGCTTTTGTACTGGTAATAATAGGTGTGGAAAGGCTTCTGCCATCCACTATCCACACCTGTTGTTTGACCGTAGCCCCCTGAATAAGCAGTTATAGCATTCCCATCATCATTCCAGGGATAACCCCCTGCCGTGGAGTCAGGATTTTGACAGGACCCAATCGGCTCTGCCGTCATGACGGTACCCTGTTCCAGGATGTAATTCCCGAAATAAGCTGATTCTGGATAGGAGTTGTGCAATGTGGCAGGAACATTGCCCTCCACGCCGGCACCTGACCCGAATGGAGCAACACCATCATCTTCGTATAAATGTCTCACCGTACTCGAGGTACCCCCAGTGCGAGTATTGTGAACCCCGGGCAGGACTTCGGCTCCTCCGTGATATACAGTACCAATATTCAGACCGAGAATGCAGCCAACGCCGGTGGTTTCATAATCGGGACTCATTTTTGGCGGGTTCCCTACAATATAGGTATTAGTCTTAACGGTGGTAGTCCATGAAGTGATGAGTTTCAGGTCACTTGTATTGATAGGCTCGCTCACGCCTGTTACCAGTGCATGGAATCCGCTATCATGGTATGTACCGGAGTTGGCTATGCTGACATCCATACTGAGAGTAGGTGTCTTCTGGCTGCCTCCGTCAATTAGTCCGCCTGCAAATCCGCTTACGACCGCGGCAATGATTATCGTCACGACAAGCATCAGCATAACGCCGACGACCGGAGATACAGCACAGTCGGATTCCTGGAATTTTAATAAATTTTTCATCATTTATCCTCCTTGAAAGATAATCTCATACAGTGATCAGTACATCACTCTTTGAGATCAGGTGACCCTCCATGTCACTCACCTCAAGTATGAAGCTCTTGCCTATACTATCCTGGTTCCTGATGCAGTGTGCCCATGCTGCTACCTGGGTTCCGTTGTATGTGTAACCGTCAGCGGCGATATTGATGCCCTCAAAGTCGGTAGGCGCAACGTTCGGCTGAAGAATGTTGCATGTACAGTCATCCGGTTCGATAGTTACGGTGTCTCCAGGGTTGAACGAGACCATGTAGTATCCACCCCATGCTGCTTTCATCGGTTGTGGGCCATGGTCCGTAATTACACCATGCCTGTCGGTGGTAATTGTCCTCTCGCTTTCCACCATTATCGTGGACATATCAAGTGTCTGTGCTGTCGATGACTCGAGGTTCGGCCCGAATGTCGGCCCGTCGCGGATCGTGAATATCAGGTCTTTTGTCGCGAGAGAATCGCCGCCTGCATTGGTGATGGTCATGCCTTCGGATATGCTGAAAGTTCCTTTGACATTCGCCTGCGGAGCTTTAGTCTGACCGTCGATAAGACCGCCTGAAAAAGCGGATACAACTGCCGCTATGATGATTGTCACCACAAGCATCAGCATTACACCGACAACCGGGGAGACCGCAGAATTATTCCTTTTCATATCTCAGTCCCCCCTGACGGTGACATCTTTTGCAAAGATCGTTTTCCCGCTCGGCACGAAGATCACCTTTACCGAGACCGTATCGCCAGACCGGAGATCTTGCCACCCGTGTCCAAGCACGGCCTGCATGGGATCCGTGTATGCATCATCGTCCATTTCATAATATTCATAAGAGTCTTCTATGCCGTAACCGCTCGTATAATTGCCTCCCGTTCCGTCATTCATGCCGCCGAAAGGCTGTGCGCTCATGCTCACGCCCGGCGCAAGTGAGTAATTACCGAACCAACGCTCGGGAGCGTTGTTCGGTCTCAGGGAACTTCCGTTAATCGCCGATTCTCCTGCTACGGTTGCCATTCCGAAACCATAAGGCGCGATGCTTGCCACATTCAGGCCGGCTGAAACAATCGATGGTTCATTGACATTCACCACGTTTCCTACGGAAATATTGCCGCCTATAGAACCGTTCTTCTTCCATGATGTGACAATTTTAAGGTCGCTTGTCTGGATCGGATCGCTGACCCCGGTTACAATCGCGGAAAAACCGCTGTTTGCCCAGGTCCCTGAATTAGTAATCTTGACATCCATGGCAAGGTCCGGAGACTTTTGGCTGCCTCCTGCAACAAGGCCGCCTGCAAACCCGCTGACAACAGTTGCGATGATTATCGTTACCACAAGCATCAGCATGACACCGACAACAGGGGACACAGCCTGATCATTCTTCATCGTCATCCCTTCTCCCCCCTGATCATGCAGTTATCGTGACCTTGCTTCTGCAGATGAGATTCCCGCTCTTGTCGCTTACATCAAGGTAGAAGGTGTTTCCGATATTTTCGTTGTTCTTGAAGCAGAGTTTCCACTTTTCCTGGTAGTTGCCGGAATTGTTATAGCTAAATCTATCTGTTTCAAGATAATCAGCGTAATCGTCCGGGACGACTATCGGCTGGAGCAGATCGCATCTTATACTCGACGAGTTGATGTACAAGGTATCTCCGGCTTTAAACGATGTAACAGATGTGCTGCCATCTCCGGTATCCAGTGGTCTCTCCCGACTATCGATAATTAATTTCTTATCGATAATCTGCGCAGTAACCTGTTCGAGATTCGTGCCGAATACAGGACTGTTTCTGACCGTAAATACAAGATCATTTGTCGCAAGAGCGTCTCCGCCCATATGAATGATCTCCATTCCCGAGCCAATGCTGAATGTCCCCTGGATCGTTGCCTGAGGTGCTACCTGCTGGCTGCCCACCGAACTACCTGCAAAGGCTGAAACTACCGCTGCTATGATAATTGTTACCACAAGCATCATCATAACACCGACAACCGGTGAAACTGCTTCGTTGTTTATCTTAATTTCCATGTTTAGCCCTCCGTAACTGCAACATCCTTTTCGAAAATCACTTTTCCGGTCGGGATATGGATTACTTTAACATTCACCGTATCACCGCTCCGCAGTTTCTCCCAATCATCTCCTAATACTGCCGTCGCTGCGTCTACAGAAGCGTCGGTATAGGAGCCGCCTGGATTATATTCGTAAGGGGTTACTACGCCGTAACCGCCGTCATCACTCTGCCCTGTAGAAGACCCGATTGCTTTTTCCGAGTTGCTGCCATATGCGAATGCAACAAGTCCTGTTCCCTGGATGAGGGAGTAGTTTCCGAACTGTTGATCAGGTTTGTCAAAAGGATTCGTCAGGGACTGTGCACCCGATGAAGAGTTCACACCCGGCCCGTACCCGTATGGCGCGTTGCTTTCGATAAGCGAGGTTATGGAACCACCGTTTCCGATTTCCGGGCTGTTGACATTGGCAACCAGTGGTGTCGAGGTCTCTCCTCCTGAAGTAATGTCTCCGGAATTACTATCAGTGACTCTCCAGGAGGTTGCGATTTTTATATCCTTTGTCTTGATAGGATCGCTGACACTCGTAACAGTTGCCGAGAACCCACTTCCGACATAGGTTCCCGTGTTTGAAATCTTTACATCCATTGTAAGTAAGGGTGCATTTTGGCTTGTTCCCCCGACCAAGCCACCGGCAAAACCGCTTACTACCGCTGCAATGATGATGGTGACAACCAGCATCAGCATTACGCCGACAACAGGAGACACAGCCGCTTCGCTATGCCCCGGTTCTTTCTTTAAAAAATTCATGTTAACTCCTCTGGCCATGAAGGCCAATTCACCAAAAGTGGCTCATAAAAATTACGTGAAACCACTCGCCATAAATGGATTAATTAGCGCTTATACTTAAAATTGATCATAAATTAAGCATTATTTGTTAACCTAACCAAATTAATTAGATCGACTTTAATGGGAAAATGACAAATACTTAAAATTTATTAAGTACGCAAATGCGCATAATTGTCCTGTCTCACTGGTGTCGGGAAAAATCTGGAACAGAAAATATATTTTTTCAAACTACACCCTGATTGTAAAGTAAAGCTTAAATAAGGCGAAAAATAGCGAAAAGCGTGATTTTTTACATCCACACAGAAGCCTCAGATTCCACGATCTCCTCCTTCTTCGATATAAACATCGTCTGAAAAAAAGAGGTCATTCTCATGCCGTTATTTCGATGCGATCCGGGCTTTAATCGTTTAAAAAACGGCAATTCTCCGGTTTTCAATCTAGTTCTCAATAAAGCCTGTTAAAAAGAGCAAAATGAGCTCAAATTGCCGTTTTTTGGCGACATTTATTTCACGAAAACGTTCATGAAACAGAGGTTTCATGTAAGTCACAACGTGATTTGCATGTAAAAGGATCTAACATGAAAAAAAGATCGTTCGTTAAATCTGCCACCACACGACGAAAGCACCGATTATGATGAGAACAATTCCCATTACGAGCCTGAGTTTATTCCTGTATTTTATTCTTGCAGAATCGACGAACTTCGGTGAAAGCCCGAGAGCGACTGCGAATGTAATCAGAAGCAGGGGCACTACGAAGAATAAATTGTACAGAATAAGGTATGGGACTCCTTCATAGAATGTCATCTCCGATGAAAGCAGGCTGATTATTGCGAGATAGATCCCCCCGGTACATGGGAGTTCGAACATTCCGACAATAATCCCGAGTAAAAACGAAGATGGAAGGGTAGCTTTGGCAACAAACCGGCCGATGACTCCTTTTGAAGAGGCAGGGATCGACAGGGATGCTTCCGGGTTCTTTTGGAGTGCGTCGGTAATATTGATCAGTCCGGCCGTTATCGCAACAATGCCGGCAAATATCGAGAAATATAAGGATAATCCTGAAAAACCGACAATGCTCATTATTCCAAGTCCGGCCAGGACATAGAAGATGAATACTGCTGATGTGTAGAGCAGTCCTGAAATAATTACCTTTTTACCCGGGCCCGATGCCATGAGGGAGACCAAAAGAAAAACGAGGACTGCAAATGCACAGGGGTTAATTCCATCTAAGAGTCCGGCAGCTGCGATGATCGAGAGATCCGTCAGCATGTTCTCTCCCAGAGATTCATTCTGGTAATATTCTTCTTCCGTCAGCCACTGTTTTTCATATTCTGTGTCCGGAATGAGTCCTTTATCAAGAGAGTAGAACACATCTCCGGCATTCTCCATAATCGGCGCCATTCCCGGAAGAACAACGGTGTTCCCGGTAAATAGGATCGGGTAAGATACGTAGTGCATGTTGTAGCGGATCCCGAATTCATACATGAGAGTCAGGTTTTCCGTGGAGTTGTAGATGTCATAATAGTGCACTTCGATTCCCGGATAACTCTCCGAGAGGTTTTCGATGAAGGGTATTACCCTGTTGCACGAACTGCAATGACTGCTGTAAAAAACGGTTGCCGTGGTGTTTGCAGTTGAAATCAGTTGCCTGAACTGATCTTCCTGTGATACTCCCGTGTGGACATATGAAAAATTTGTTTCCCCTTCCCAGGCATAAACGGCCTGTGTGAAAAGGATTAAAATTAAAAACAGGGCAATAGTGTACTTTGTCTTCAGCATTTGAGACTTCCCGTATCAATTCTGTTTAGTTTTCAGTTTTAAGAATGGAAAGACACCGGTTTCTCCGGGAAAGACCCGGAGAAGATTTGATTCTGGAGTTAACAATTAGTTAATCTATGATGCTTTTGGTGAATTTGTGGTGAATTTGCGGTGTCTCTTATAAGGCAGGATTTGCCTGTTCGTAAAATCCAGCCTTATACCCGCCCCTGTCCCTGCCCCCCTCTCTCCATGTCCGCCGTTATCAGGCATTGTTCAAAGAATGCCCGTTACGATGTGATCGTCACATCGCATGAAGAGATGATGTTTCCTGACCTGTCTCCTGCCTGAAAGATAAAGTTCTTTCCTACATTGTTGGGATTACGGTAGCAGAGATACCAGAGAGAGGCATAGCAGATATAGCCGCCGGATTTACACTTGTAATAAGTAGGGTTCTTTTCCCAGTCCCAGCCACGTATTGATGATCCCACATCTGGCTGAAGAATTGGTGCCGTACAGTTGTATGCCGAGATGTAGAGGGTGTCTCCGGGATTAAACGAGGACTTGCTGCCTGAAGTGTTCAGTAACACTAAATCTCCTTCTTTATCTGTGATTATGCTCCTGTTGATCTCCTCTGTTGTGAGAGATTCTGTGTTCGGTCCGAAACCTTCCCCGTTCTGGGTGATAAAGACGAGGTCATTAAGAGGTATCGCGTCCCCGCCGTCATGTGTGATTGTCATGCCCTGCGAAACGCTGAACGTCGCGCTTATTTTTGCCTGCGGGGCCTTTGACTGGGTGTTTGCCAGACCTCCGGCAAATCCCGAGACTACCGCTGCTATTATAATCGTCACGACAAGCATGAGCATCACGCCGACAACTGGTGAAACTGCATCTTTTTCTACTCTGTTCATGCGCTCACCGTCACATCCTTGTCAAAGATTGTCTTCCCGCTCGGTAT
This genomic window contains:
- a CDS encoding type IV pilin; the encoded protein is MTMKNDQAVSPVVGVMLMLVVTIIIATVVSGFAGGLVAGGSQKSPDLAMDVKITNSGTWANSGFSAIVTGVSDPIQTSDLKIVTSWKKNGSIGGNISVGNVVNVNEPSIVSAGLNVASIAPYGFGMATVAGESAINGSSLRPNNAPERWFGNYSLAPGVSMSAQPFGGMNDGTGGNYTSGYGIEDSYEYYEMDDDAYTDPMQAVLGHGWQDLRSGDTVSVKVIFVPSGKTIFAKDVTVRGD
- a CDS encoding type IV pilin N-terminal domain-containing protein, which encodes MEIKINNEAVSPVVGVMMMLVVTIIIAAVVSAFAGSSVGSQQVAPQATIQGTFSIGSGMEIIHMGGDALATNDLVFTVRNSPVFGTNLEQVTAQIIDKKLIIDSRERPLDTGDGSTSVTSFKAGDTLYINSSSIRCDLLQPIVVPDDYADYLETDRFSYNNSGNYQEKWKLCFKNNENIGNTFYLDVSDKSGNLICRSKVTITA
- a CDS encoding type IV pilin, with product MNFLKKEPGHSEAAVSPVVGVMLMLVVTIIIAAVVSGFAGGLVGGTSQNAPLLTMDVKISNTGTYVGSGFSATVTSVSDPIKTKDIKIATSWRVTDSNSGDITSGGETSTPLVANVNSPEIGNGGSITSLIESNAPYGYGPGVNSSSGAQSLTNPFDKPDQQFGNYSLIQGTGLVAFAYGSNSEKAIGSSTGQSDDGGYGVVTPYEYNPGGSYTDASVDAATAVLGDDWEKLRSGDTVNVKVIHIPTGKVIFEKDVAVTEG
- a CDS encoding type IV pilin, producing MMKNLLKFQESDCAVSPVVGVMLMLVVTIIIAAVVSGFAGGLIDGGSQKTPTLSMDVSIANSGTYHDSGFHALVTGVSEPINTSDLKLITSWTTTVKTNTYIVGNPPKMSPDYETTGVGCILGLNIGTVYHGGAEVLPGVHNTRTGGTSSTVRHLYEDDGVAPFGSGAGVEGNVPATLHNSYPESAYFGNYILEQGTVMTAEPIGSCQNPDSTAGGYPWNDDGNAITAYSGGYGQTTGVDSGWQKPFHTYYYQYKSDSGKKVYTVYTGEETVPVDIIADDWTDDKGYGSQVDNIQAVLGCGWENLRSGDTVNVKLVYIPTGKTILDKDVVVSA
- a CDS encoding type IV pilin N-terminal domain-containing protein: MKRNNSAVSPVVGVMLMLVVTIIIAAVVSAFSGGLIDGQTKAPQANVKGTFSISEGMTITNAGGDSLATKDLIFTIRDGPTFGPNLESSTAQTLDMSTIMVESERTITTDRHGVITDHGPQPMKAAWGGYYMVSFNPGDTVTIEPDDCTCNILQPNVAPTDFEGINIAADGYTYNGTQVAAWAHCIRNQDSIGKSFILEVSDMEGHLISKSDVLITV
- a CDS encoding type IV pilin N-terminal domain-containing protein — translated: MNRVEKDAVSPVVGVMLMLVVTIIIAAVVSGFAGGLANTQSKAPQAKISATFSVSQGMTITHDGGDAIPLNDLVFITQNGEGFGPNTESLTTEEINRSIITDKEGDLVLLNTSGSKSSFNPGDTLYISAYNCTAPILQPDVGSSIRGWDWEKNPTYYKCKSGGYICYASLWYLCYRNPNNVGKNFIFQAGDRSGNIISSCDVTITS
- a CDS encoding type IV pilin N-terminal domain-containing protein, with the protein product MTGVKSDAVSPVIGIMLMLVVTIIIAAVVSAFGSGMVDSQSKAPQAKVSATFSVSEGMTFTHDGGDAIPLDNLVFITQHGPGFGPNLEEFSEVLNRSIITDKDGNQVFLTINTGGKSSFNPGDTLYISTENCSMEMLQPGLYATYRSGGGAAVNALKYQSSKNVGKVFLLKTSDKSGNLISTSEVKITS
- a CDS encoding cytochrome c biogenesis CcdA family protein, with the translated sequence MLKTKYTIALFLILILFTQAVYAWEGETNFSYVHTGVSQEDQFRQLISTANTTATVFYSSHCSSCNRVIPFIENLSESYPGIEVHYYDIYNSTENLTLMYEFGIRYNMHYVSYPILFTGNTVVLPGMAPIMENAGDVFYSLDKGLIPDTEYEKQWLTEEEYYQNESLGENMLTDLSIIAAAGLLDGINPCAFAVLVFLLVSLMASGPGKKVIISGLLYTSAVFIFYVLAGLGIMSIVGFSGLSLYFSIFAGIVAITAGLINITDALQKNPEASLSIPASSKGVIGRFVAKATLPSSFLLGIIVGMFELPCTGGIYLAIISLLSSEMTFYEGVPYLILYNLFFVVPLLLITFAVALGLSPKFVDSARIKYRNKLRLVMGIVLIIIGAFVVWWQI